Part of the Spinacia oleracea cultivar Varoflay chromosome 5, BTI_SOV_V1, whole genome shotgun sequence genome, GTTTGCAgtgaaaaatgattttccatgaaaaaaaaaaatcaaggaaaaacaaaattccaaactagttttcctttatttggttccttacaagaaaattaatagaaaaaaagaaaaattagagAAAATGGGTGAAGATTGACGTGAAGAAAGAAGATGGAGGTGGGGATCGGAGGAAAGATGGATAAGTGGTTTCCtttcctttcaaatggaaagtgTTTTTCTAACTTCGATGGAGatatgaaattttttttttcatcccCTGTCaaatcaaacaacaaaaaatgattgaaaagagaaaaatcgttttccatgaaaacgttttacaccatgccaaacggagccttagagAAAGTTGTTTTCCACCCTTAACAGAACAAATAAAGGAAAGTGGGAAAATCATTGATGTTTTCTGTCACGACAAACAAAGCCTAATATTTTAGTTTACTTATTGTTATAACAAAAGCAAGAAAGATTATAAATAACGTAAATAAAGAACATaaagatttaacgtggttcactaatgATGTATTAGCTACGTCCACAAGTAGAGGagaggaaagttttattgatcttgatgAGTATAGATTGCAgaatacaactaggttatgacATGAGAAGTTTATATATACTCTCTAAACAGATGcggaaaaacccagaaaatatgcccaaaacagataaccctagtGTACAATACAAATACCGTATCTCCGTGTTGGGGCGTTATAGTAAGGGATTTGACCACAAGATGTTCGATGCGCGATGATCGTAGTTTTGCAGAAAAcgagttttatttgattcgatttgttatgtatttgatagattcagatttcttttgtagatgtcgtatgactttttattaatgaattaattttatttcaaaaaaaaaaaagtaagggATTTGACCGATTCAAGACATATTCTaacacttattatttttatctcTTTGTTGTACTTTGTATTCCAGTTACTCCGTATTCATGAAAATAAACTATCTACAACTCCATGATATTTAAAAATGATTTCGTAATAGTATGTCCACATTATAGTACGCCCTGTATTTAGTTGCATCAATTATTAGAGCTACtaatcttatatgcacgcgatacgtgcgaatataagaaacatatttgtgttattatatttaaacctgaaataacatgtaaGTATAATATAAATGCGATACTTGTGAATATAAGAAACAGATAAGTTAGATAGAGACAAATGATATAAACATCCTCATTTGGGCTTTCCTTTTGGGTAGGTTGTCATTACATTCTTTATTCTATAAGTGTGAATGATATTTTAGTAATACAAGGGGACATCAAAAgtggattactaaaataacctcaccTCTTCACTTATACTACAATAGAGATAATTGTGTAAGGAACATATAtgaattcaaaatatcaaatatcCATTATTAAAATCCGATCCGAAAAAATCTGGTTATCCGAtctaaaatatgaaaatatgaaaaaatCCATATATCCAATCCGAAGTATTTGTTTTCCGGTTTGGATCAGATTGGCCATGTCAAAGGTCGGGTCAACTGAAGcatatatttttttctatccCTAACATTGACTAAAAGTTGTCGAAGGCCTCTATTATGTTCACTTTATTTTCACTTACAAATAAAATATGGGTTTATAAGTTCTGATaacatactccgtaataaaataaaataagataagataatacaaattataagataatataagataaaataataCTTCGAGTAAATAAGATAAGTATTACATAAGAAAAATCCAACACCAATAAAATAGATAAAATAATATAAGTAATTAAAATTCGAGTAAATACTGAATAAAACGATACTCCGTGTCtaagtataatttataatttttttttacagagTACACAATATAATTGAAACTCAAGTGGTGATAGTTGTACTCGATATATCGATAATAATATCACTAGAAATAAGAAATAAGAAATTAGAAAGACATGAGAGATTGAGAGAAGGTGGTCCTATGAAGactactactccgtactaatCTAGGATTACTTTTATAATTAGCATAAAAAGTTACGTGCAATAGGCGGGATGTTCAAATATCTAACCTTAGATTTCTCTCATTCCTCAATTTCCCAAACAAATCGTGTCCACTAAATTGCACCCTTTTCCCGTAATCactgattttcttttttttcttttttctttcctgGGCACGACAATAATACGGAGGAAATACAAATTcacctcactttctctctcccaaAACTTCCATGGCGCTAATGGAACACTCAATTGATCCCAGAAATGGCTACTGCTCCGCCACTAAAACCTACTACACCCTCCGTGACAACATCTCCCTTCCCCCACAAACCACCCCTCTTTCCGTCACTGACTtcgttttctctcttctctactCCAGCCCcgacttttctctctcctcccctgtCCTCATTGACTCCGCCACCCATAATTCTCTCTCCTATTCTGACCTCCTCCACCGCGTCGACTCACTCTCTTACTCCCTCTCCCGCCACAACAGTCCTGCGCTCTCTGTTGGAGACGTCGccctcattctctctcctccctcgtTTCATGTTCCTGTCCTCTACTTCTCTCTTCTGTCCCTAGGTGTCGTCGTCTCCCCCGCCAACCCGTTGTCGACTCAATCCGAATTGACTCACCTCCTCGAACTCGCGAAACCCTCCGTCATCTTCACCGTCTCTTCTATCTCCTCCAAGCTCCGGTCTTGCAATGTCCCAATTATCCTCCTCGACTCGCCCGAGTTCGACTCAATGCTGACTCACCGAGCCACTCGACCACGAGTCACGATCCCCCAGTCGAACTCTGCTGTGATCATGTATTCGTCGGGGACCACGGGACGGGTCAAGGGTGTCGAGTTGACTCACCGGAACTTCATCGCGTTGCTCGCCGGATTGCACCACCGGAAAATGAAAGCattggaggaggaggaggggaAGAAAGGTCCGGCgatctctctcttctttttgcCGCTGTTCCATGTCTTCGGTTTCTTCATGCTGCTGAGGGCAGTGGCAATGGCGGAGACTCTGGTTTTAATGGGGAGGTTTGATTTCGAGAAGATGTTGGAGGCGGTTGAGAGGTATAAGGTTACTTACATGCCGGTGTCGCCGCCGTTGGTGGTGGCGTTAGAAAAATCTGAATTGACGCAGAAATATGACCTGAGTTCGCTTGAATATCTTGGCTGCGGTGGTGCGCCGCTTGGTAAAGAGGTTGCTCAGCGATGTAAAGCTCGCTTTCCTAATGTAGAAATTGGGCAGGTACTTTTTCGCAATTTTGATCATCCTGTTCCCAAAATGGTTCAGAAATTCTTTTTGATTCATATTGTAAAGTTGAGAGTCTTTTATGTTGACGAGATTCGATCCTGAGTATATTCAAACTCCAAAACTTTAATCAATTGAGTGAGATGAGATGACATCCACACAGGGTGCCCAAATTTAGATTCTTTTAGAATTATCTAAAACTAGGGTGATTCTGAAAAGAGATGACAATATGTCCTGTTGAGTTTGCTTTACTTTTAAGGTCATTGCTTTATTTGATTTGGTTAATTGCTGCCATGCATTTTCTTTTGTGACAGTGAAAAACTAGTAATTGCTTATTGAATTGGTTAATCTGTTCAAGTCGAGTGTCGTTAcgagtattattttaataatacgAGCCATCATCGTCGTTGTtattatttgttgttgttttggtgttattaattgtttatattatactccgtattagtaAGTAACAAAGTATGATTATCGAAATAAAATAGTGCGGGATAACGACTAATACATCACTCATGTTGAAATGTAGATTAGGATAATGAGAAGAACTGAGAGATATCTAACAAATTCAATGAGATAGTGTTTAGATGGAACCATCTAGTTTTGAATATTAAAGTTGTAGGGCTAGAAGCTTGGCAGTGTGTCAATTTCATGAACATGCAGTACAATTTTTGTGAAGTATTGTGTGATGATGGAGTAACTACTTTTGGGTTGAAAGGTATTGAAACAATGGGAAGAGTTGATAGTTATCTAAATTCTAAAACAACAAATTAAGTATCAAGTATGGAACTATCAAGTTTTGAACATTAGAGATCTAAGACTATCAAGTACGAGATCTGAAGGCAAGGGTTTAGGTGAATAGTCAGAATTAACCACAAATGGACTGGGAAAGTGCATTAACtgtgaaaataataatacagGGCAGCCATTGTTGACTTTGGTTGTTAGCTTTTAAGCTTTTGAAGGTTAAATTATTGAGCATGAATATCATTGTGATTGGGTAAAGGGTTATATATATGATTTCTTTTGGGGGGATAGCTACCAGTAAGAGGAATGCTTCTTTGGCCTGATGTGCAAAGATAGGGAAAGTGTGCCGACCAGTTTATGTCCTATATGGAAGATTAGGTAATATTCAACCTCCTAGCAAGAACTGTAATTGGCTGCTCAAGTGAACAAGGGCCATTCTTTACAGCATAAACACCACTTGGGAGTAGGTTAATTCAGTAGATTGACCAATTGGATTTTATTGTACACACTTGGTTTCTGGAAATTTAACTGTTTTCCAGTTTCTGGTTGGAAACAAGCACAGTACTGTGTAGATTCTTTTTCGAATGTTTACTAGAATTATCTCATCATGTTTGCCAAGtgcatagaaaaataaaaaaacgtaGAACATCAATCGAAACTATTAAGTCAAATCATTTCGAGTTCCTTGCAAATACCAAAGCATATCAAGTGCTGTTTTGACCTAAGCATTATTTGGAGAATAAGAAAACAATCTAGTAGAAAGTTTCTTCCTGTTCTAGACTCCAAGTGGGTAAAAGAACAGAACAAAAAAGATCAAACAACCCAAGTGCTGGGAACTCAGGTGATCAATTCCAAGCCTAGTGACAAATAAAGCAGATTATTAGGAGAAAgcagaataaaagaagaaagagATTAGGGAAGAAGATTAAATTCTTATTTCATAATCAATgtactatataaataataatacattAATACCCACAGTTTGAGCAGTGGATGGCCTCCCATAAGTAATTCCACCACAACAATTCCCAAGATGATTTCTGCTCAACAATTCTTCCATAATTATTCTACTCCTCAACCAAACTACTTCTGGTAATTCCTATGTTGCCTTTTGGTAACGGTTTCTGCCAACTCCTCATGGTATACCGTACCCTTATGTTTTCTCCTTGGGTAGGTGAAGAGTACAGGTGGCCCATGCTGGTTCCTTGCACCAGGATGCAATATTAAGACACCATACACTCTGAAATTGTATGAAAATATTAAGACACCATACATTCTGAAATTACATGACAATATAAGAGACCATAATGATTTTTAATAATGTGATCTTAGAAATTTCTAACTTTTTAAACAGATGACATAAATCTTTTAGGGGTACTTCCATTTGTTGGTTAATATCATACTAAGATATTATCTAGAGGTTAATGAGGAGGTCAATAAAGCTGATAATGGAAATTTATggcaatgattttttttttataaatcagCAACTAACAGAAAGTACAAAAACGGAGGACAGGTTATACTGATGACGAGAGACAAAAATTGATGAGATAACATGGCAAAGCATTATGAAGCTACTTTGATGAGTAGTGCACTAGTGCATATAACAGCATGCTTCCACAATCGTTGTTTTGATATGTGGCATTGGAGATGATTTTTGAGGCTACGTTGTTGTAGATACTACTGTAGATTTTATGCTTCTTGTGCATTAGTAGTGACTAGTGAGGCAAATTATAGAAATGGTGGAATAGTTCTCTGTACAGTATGCTAATGGAACCATATGGATATATGTAAAAGCTGAAGTTTTCTTGAGATCAAGTGAAATTAAATCTGCTAGGCTGTGGTCCACTGGTGAAAATTGGACGAGTCTGTAATTTCTTCGTAGCTATTCCTCAGTTGTCACTGAAAAATATCACTTTTCATTGGGAGACTTGAACTTGCTGGTTCTTTTGTTCTATTTGACGGTTACTGATATAGATTCAAACAAAGGCACTATTTTCATGTGAGGATCTATTGCTTTAATATATGTTTTCTCTTTGTCATCTTTTGCTCTGTTCTCTTTTGTAATAGGGGTATGGAATGACTGAGACAGGAGGTGGGGCAGCGTCGACAGCTGGACCTGAGGAAAGTGAACGATATGGTTCTGTTGGCCGCCTACAAGAGAACACACAAGCGAAGATTGTTGATCCCTCAACTGGGGAGGCCTTGCCTCCTGGCCAAGAAGGGGAGCTATGGCTGCGTTCTCCAACCATCATGAAAGGTGAATTTCTTTTGGTGCCCTACACGTGTCCCAGACATATACTCACCTTTTAAAATGAACATACTTCTATATTTAGGTCAGTGTAATTCCAAAAACATAATAGAAATTAGCAAAAAAAATATGTCGTTAACAGAAATTCTAACAAGGAGAATTGATTTTATATTTCCCCCCTAAATGACCAAGGAAGGACGGTTGAGCTCTTGTAGAAGGCCAACCATGTTCATTATTGGTGGCAAGGTGATGGTCAATACAGTCAAAGTAGCTAGAAAGATGAGGACATTTATGCTCAAAATTAGCTTAGCTTTGAAGTTTGCGGTCCATTGGATTCTTGAAAGCAACGACAAAAAATGACATTTGAGTTGGATAAAGCCTAAAGAGAGTTGGATAAGTTTAAAAGAGTACCACTGGTTACATTTCGGATCTCACAAGGGCTAACCCACT contains:
- the LOC110805019 gene encoding 4-coumarate--CoA ligase-like 9, giving the protein MALMEHSIDPRNGYCSATKTYYTLRDNISLPPQTTPLSVTDFVFSLLYSSPDFSLSSPVLIDSATHNSLSYSDLLHRVDSLSYSLSRHNSPALSVGDVALILSPPSFHVPVLYFSLLSLGVVVSPANPLSTQSELTHLLELAKPSVIFTVSSISSKLRSCNVPIILLDSPEFDSMLTHRATRPRVTIPQSNSAVIMYSSGTTGRVKGVELTHRNFIALLAGLHHRKMKALEEEEGKKGPAISLFFLPLFHVFGFFMLLRAVAMAETLVLMGRFDFEKMLEAVERYKVTYMPVSPPLVVALEKSELTQKYDLSSLEYLGCGGAPLGKEVAQRCKARFPNVEIGQGYGMTETGGGAASTAGPEESERYGSVGRLQENTQAKIVDPSTGEALPPGQEGELWLRSPTIMKGYVGDKEATAATFHPDGWLKTGDLCYFDSDGFLYIVDRLKELIKYKGYQVAPAELERLLLSHPEVADAAVIPYPDEEAGQIPMAFVVRKPESSITASHLMDFVAKEVSPYKRIRRVSFVNVIPKNPSGKILRRELVNQATSNPSKL